Proteins from a single region of Paenibacillus sp. BIHB 4019:
- a CDS encoding DUF4183 domain-containing protein, translating to MAITKPFMAARRFSATIGDGTGVGVAYNILATATTDDAGVAATAFPTAPAYYNLYINGQIQTADTSTVTTTAITIPGGDTLDPATPVIIEFVVN from the coding sequence ATGGCAATTACAAAACCCTTTATGGCTGCTCGAAGGTTTTCTGCTACAATTGGAGACGGAACAGGTGTCGGCGTTGCATATAATATTCTTGCCACAGCCACCACCGATGATGCCGGAGTTGCTGCCACAGCTTTTCCAACTGCACCGGCGTATTATAATCTTTATATTAATGGGCAGATTCAAACAGCAGATACTTCAACCGTTACTACCACTGCGATCACGATACCTGGTGGCGATACACTCGATCCTGCGACACCAGTTATAATCGAATTTGTTGTAAACTAA
- a CDS encoding DUF4183 domain-containing protein, which translates to MWSINIHNKNKMTLVTRRHARNKKCIVKKKNIRIIDKRKLKNSNPGRKKDFIKKTIIVCPLRRKKERKKFILSRKRFKRVACPQPENIESAPRDRQGPSGPQGTQGSQGAQGLPGPQGTQGPPGSQGTLGCPGPQGIQGPPGSQGTQGCPGPQGAQGPSGSQGPPGPQGPSGPAILPNIIIVPSAQRYFYIVASDIQFHVTIPAKEFTNDEGALTTAFTGIGQNSYSNLYINGILQEGSIYSLNESALNINLNNQTIFLGTPIILEIIQFFAQVTL; encoded by the coding sequence TTGTGGAGTATCAATATCCATAATAAAAATAAAATGACTTTAGTGACAAGAAGGCATGCACGTAATAAGAAATGTATCGTCAAAAAAAAGAACATACGTATAATAGATAAGCGCAAACTGAAGAACTCTAATCCTGGTCGAAAAAAAGATTTTATAAAGAAAACAATTATTGTTTGCCCTCTGAGAAGAAAAAAAGAACGTAAAAAGTTTATTTTATCCAGAAAAAGATTTAAACGTGTTGCTTGTCCACAACCGGAAAATATTGAATCAGCTCCGCGAGATAGACAAGGACCTTCAGGCCCTCAAGGTACTCAAGGCTCGCAAGGGGCTCAAGGACTTCCAGGTCCTCAAGGGACTCAAGGCCCTCCAGGCTCGCAAGGGACTCTAGGATGTCCAGGCCCTCAAGGGATTCAAGGTCCTCCAGGCTCGCAAGGGACTCAAGGATGTCCAGGCCCTCAAGGGGCTCAAGGACCTTCAGGCTCGCAAGGACCTCCAGGCCCTCAAGGTCCATCAGGACCTGCCATCCTTCCTAATATCATTATTGTGCCGAGTGCTCAAAGATATTTTTATATTGTGGCCTCAGATATTCAGTTCCATGTAACGATTCCAGCTAAAGAATTTACAAACGATGAGGGAGCATTAACAACCGCATTTACAGGCATTGGTCAAAATAGCTATAGTAATCTTTACATCAATGGGATATTACAAGAAGGCAGTATATATAGCTTAAATGAAAGTGCCTTGAACATTAATCTAAACAATCAAACTATTTTTTTAGGTACGCCTATTATTCTCGAAATCATTCAATTTTTTGCTCAAGTAACCTTATAA
- a CDS encoding PTS mannitol transporter subunit IICBA: MSSQEVQQSSSGGVKVGVQKFGRFLSGMVMPNIGAFIAWGIITTLFIPTGWFPNEDLATLVGPTITYLLPLLIGYTGGKMVHGTRGGVIGAMVTMGVILGSDITMFLGAMIVGPLAAWILKKFDQALEGKIPSGFEMLINNFSSGIIGAALSIGAYKGVGPLVTAFSNLISSGVEFLINHGLLPLANILIEPGKILFLNNAINHGILSPIGLEQSLATGKSIMFMLESNPGPGLGILLAYWLFGKGAAKGSAPGAIIIQFFGGIHEIYFPYVLMNPRLILAVIGGGMAGTFTFTLLGAGLTAAPSPGSILAYFALVPKGGYFAMISGVVIAAAVSFVIGALLLKTSKNAQGDIEEATTKMQDMKASSKGAETAGVQAGTASAAAGTVKSKEDVSKIIFACDAGMGSSAMGASIMKKKVKAAGLPIQVTNTAINDLPSDADIVITHKSLTERARLKVPGAEHISIEDFLKSPEYDALIKRLS, translated from the coding sequence ATGAGTAGTCAAGAAGTACAACAATCGTCATCCGGCGGTGTAAAGGTAGGGGTGCAGAAATTCGGCAGATTCCTAAGCGGAATGGTTATGCCGAATATCGGCGCATTTATTGCCTGGGGGATTATTACAACCCTGTTCATTCCGACCGGCTGGTTTCCAAATGAAGATTTGGCAACGCTTGTTGGCCCAACCATTACTTATTTGCTTCCGCTCCTGATCGGTTATACAGGTGGTAAAATGGTTCACGGCACCCGCGGCGGCGTCATCGGAGCTATGGTCACGATGGGCGTTATTCTCGGATCGGATATTACGATGTTCCTCGGAGCTATGATCGTAGGTCCGCTGGCTGCCTGGATTTTGAAAAAATTCGACCAAGCGCTAGAAGGTAAAATTCCATCAGGCTTCGAAATGCTTATCAATAACTTTTCTTCCGGCATCATCGGCGCCGCTCTCTCGATTGGGGCATACAAAGGCGTTGGCCCGCTTGTTACCGCATTCAGCAATCTGATTTCTTCCGGCGTAGAATTTCTCATCAACCACGGCCTCTTGCCGCTGGCGAACATTTTAATTGAACCGGGTAAAATTTTGTTCCTGAACAATGCGATTAACCACGGTATATTAAGTCCAATCGGGCTTGAGCAATCGCTGGCTACTGGCAAATCCATTATGTTCATGCTGGAATCTAACCCAGGTCCCGGTCTTGGCATACTGCTCGCTTACTGGCTGTTTGGCAAAGGCGCAGCGAAAGGCTCTGCTCCAGGCGCTATCATCATCCAGTTTTTCGGCGGTATTCACGAAATTTATTTCCCATACGTCCTTATGAATCCGCGCCTCATTCTTGCGGTTATCGGCGGCGGCATGGCTGGTACATTTACCTTCACCCTGCTGGGCGCAGGCCTTACAGCCGCTCCTTCACCAGGAAGTATTCTCGCTTATTTTGCGCTCGTGCCTAAGGGCGGCTACTTTGCCATGATTAGCGGTGTTGTTATCGCGGCGGCAGTATCATTCGTAATTGGCGCGCTTCTGCTGAAAACAAGCAAAAACGCTCAAGGCGATATTGAGGAAGCAACGACTAAAATGCAAGATATGAAGGCTTCTTCTAAAGGCGCTGAAACAGCTGGCGTTCAAGCTGGCACAGCTTCCGCAGCTGCTGGCACAGTGAAATCGAAGGAAGATGTGAGCAAAATTATTTTTGCTTGCGATGCTGGAATGGGCTCTAGTGCAATGGGCGCTTCCATTATGAAAAAGAAAGTCAAAGCAGCCGGTCTTCCTATACAGGTGACCAACACGGCGATTAACGATCTCCCTTCTGATGCGGATATCGTCATTACCCATAAATCGCTGACTGAACGGGCGCGACTGAAAGTTCCTGGAGCTGAGCACATCTCCATCGAAGATTTCTTGAAGAGCCCCGAGTATGATGCTTTGATCAAAAGATTAAGCTAA